In Persicimonas caeni, a single window of DNA contains:
- a CDS encoding protein kinase domain-containing protein, translating to MSKTQTYSFNLPTRGAEIDGRYRVVEQIGEGSYGWVFAVEHQFLGQTFAMKILHPRVASDPSWVVRFREEAKSTSLIGHENIVFVTDFGKCRNYGYFFVMEHLEGASLDAVIAEEAPLGMQRSLRITLQAASALSSAHDLGIVHRDLKPGNIMLVERSDGSEASKLLDFGISSIVMVAAKSSQLYGTPAYMAPEQAVQPDVDHRADQFSLAAILYEMLTGQKPWLTTSWDDATPEARTTPPRPPSELREEVGEALDEVILRALSVRFEDRWSSIDEFSRGLVSACSVQWIPKSDPLDFWAEATEVDEVAPQVTVRTPSAGESLVIVLDDVGDVDFETRPQVTVRFRTADRLAREYRRNLLAGGLFLPSDEQPELHSEVDLCLVFEPSARSLEVRAQVVAHSSPAGERGGFGVAISADDRDRLTHFLRSLRLGLELSQADVVRPMREPTPDEDLSAAEAFLFSRIDEAMPVAKIRTFASGLPFDVEQAIQSLVERGCLEIEPADLSSLSEVSQIHEAEVWATELPTEARTPERVRTAGAAALVDDDTRLPWLDEQGENGGKRGSLAEPSEISYSRQEVGRVLAMVRYFKARQNYFGAIQVLRKALEVSPSVPEFYHQLALLHAQFRGDYPRAFQALHGAIQLDPQNDEYKRTRAYLEKLAGLDE from the coding sequence GTGAGCAAGACACAAACCTACTCGTTTAACCTGCCAACCCGGGGAGCCGAGATCGACGGGCGCTACCGCGTCGTCGAGCAGATCGGGGAAGGGAGCTACGGCTGGGTGTTCGCCGTCGAGCACCAGTTCTTGGGGCAGACCTTCGCCATGAAGATCTTGCACCCGCGCGTCGCCTCCGACCCGTCCTGGGTGGTGCGTTTTCGTGAAGAGGCCAAGTCCACCAGCCTCATCGGCCACGAAAACATCGTCTTTGTGACCGATTTCGGCAAGTGCCGTAATTACGGCTATTTCTTCGTCATGGAGCACCTCGAGGGGGCGTCCCTCGACGCGGTGATCGCCGAGGAGGCGCCGCTGGGCATGCAGCGAAGCCTTCGCATCACGTTGCAGGCAGCCTCGGCGCTCTCGTCGGCCCATGATTTGGGCATCGTCCACCGTGATTTGAAACCGGGCAATATCATGCTCGTCGAGCGCTCCGACGGCAGCGAAGCCTCGAAGCTGCTCGATTTCGGCATCTCGAGCATCGTGATGGTGGCGGCCAAGTCTTCCCAGTTGTACGGCACGCCAGCGTACATGGCGCCCGAGCAGGCAGTCCAACCCGATGTCGATCACCGCGCCGACCAATTTTCGCTCGCCGCGATTCTGTACGAGATGCTCACCGGCCAAAAGCCGTGGTTGACCACGTCGTGGGACGACGCCACGCCCGAGGCGCGGACGACCCCTCCTCGGCCGCCGAGCGAGCTTCGCGAGGAGGTCGGCGAGGCGCTCGACGAGGTGATCTTGCGCGCGCTGTCGGTGCGCTTCGAGGACCGCTGGTCGAGCATCGACGAGTTCAGCCGCGGGCTCGTCTCGGCGTGCAGCGTGCAGTGGATCCCCAAGTCCGATCCGCTCGATTTTTGGGCCGAGGCCACCGAGGTCGACGAGGTCGCCCCGCAGGTGACGGTGCGTACCCCGAGCGCCGGCGAGTCGCTGGTGATCGTGCTCGATGACGTCGGCGACGTCGACTTCGAGACGCGCCCGCAGGTCACGGTGCGGTTTCGCACCGCCGACAGGCTCGCCCGCGAATATCGCCGAAACCTGCTCGCCGGCGGGCTCTTTTTGCCCAGCGACGAGCAGCCCGAGCTGCATTCGGAGGTCGACCTGTGCTTGGTCTTCGAGCCGAGCGCCCGCTCGCTGGAGGTGCGCGCGCAGGTCGTCGCCCACAGCTCGCCTGCCGGCGAGCGAGGCGGCTTCGGCGTGGCGATCTCGGCCGACGACCGCGACCGGCTCACCCACTTTTTGCGAAGTCTGCGCCTGGGGCTCGAACTCTCGCAGGCCGACGTGGTGCGCCCGATGCGCGAGCCGACGCCTGACGAGGACCTGAGCGCCGCGGAGGCGTTTTTGTTCTCGCGCATCGACGAGGCGATGCCCGTGGCCAAGATCCGCACCTTCGCCTCGGGGCTGCCCTTCGACGTCGAGCAGGCGATCCAGTCGCTCGTCGAGCGAGGCTGTCTCGAGATCGAGCCGGCCGATTTGAGCTCGTTGTCGGAGGTGAGCCAGATTCACGAGGCCGAGGTGTGGGCCACCGAGCTTCCCACCGAGGCGCGCACCCCTGAGCGTGTTCGCACGGCAGGCGCCGCCGCGCTCGTAGACGACGACACGAGGCTGCCGTGGCTCGACGAGCAGGGCGAGAATGGGGGCAAGAGAGGCAGCTTGGCCGAACCCTCCGAGATCTCGTACAGCCGTCAAGAAGTCGGCCGCGTGCTCGCCATGGTGCGCTATTTCAAGGCGCGCCAGAACTATTTTGGGGCGATCCAGGTGCTCAGAAAGGCCCTCGAAGTCAGCCCGTCGGTCCCCGAGTTCTACCACCAACTCGCCCTGCTCCACGCCCAATTCCGCGGCGACTACCCGCGCGCCTTCCAGGCGCTGCACGGCGCGATCCAGCTCGACCCGCAGAACGACGAGTACAAGCGCACGCGGGCCTATCTGGAGAAGTTGGCCGGGCTGGATGAGTGA
- a CDS encoding putative metal-binding motif-containing protein: protein MRRHYLAITTAALVVSGLVTSNLGCGGDSPPASSTGDAELAADVTPSDVGPRDSGPRDTDEADGDSPDTGVGDVASDAEGDAPFTGRTLTDYRRCTSNLDCPVGLGTCVKQVTLNRPDADGTETIAINEIFSGLGADEGVCSLECTNNPGVCAELSMNGTTADPAAHTCQLITTGEAPYPTNAPSLPLDEPIEPAEMAAGQPFAAICRPPFELDEQIDDSFCEPCDGPDACGDDGLCWSLTDLIPAQAGQSGLCLTPCTDDASCPLGFVCDATDDASQTYCRPETYTCTNCRDHDGDGFGTGHCGTADDLVTAHDCDDRDDRAYYDPDAMDHPFPATCGPQDFNCNGLSDDAEVTSADIFPADHCGSCFSTCTGDILDGNGVKTAEKQCVSDPSAGATCTIACADGFADCDGDSTNGCEVEIDTNNDIRTFHRDGDGDGVGSDTHVLFDCDGSGLPTDVTYVPNGGDCNDDDIEIYGGPNPHPEVCDGKDNDCDPSTDEATHATDAGGECPDSGEPGICKPGVEVCTSGTLECEPVIQPGTVAEVCDDLDNDCDGEVDEDATDATRYYPDSDGDNYGVSGNPTRYCPGDVPSGVAINWGDCDDGDPRRYPTNPETCDGVDNDCDTDVDEPGAQGSLVWYEDVDGDGFGDPNTATSQAYCAGDTTIPLNSPVSQAGDCNVNNYMINPNATEECGDGVDNNCDGVVDEGCPTGPVQRVGPLDIRRFAGVEIHNMSTSYSVCSDDKIMTHVKVDYFPSTWPVVSLNAGCEDVDVLSNQGTYSLGMRTLDYAGWTSAATSNNRAEYACPGTNQGIYRVDVNHGDEVVDSVQFTCRSYEIDQNTYAIEADHYNIPGPSPQFGPNGAYTDTSQCDEQDNKVAVGFIVEAGWTWQSGQQYKWAIRRVQLICQDIEAVLK from the coding sequence CGACGCCGAACTCGCCGCCGACGTGACCCCCAGTGACGTTGGCCCGCGTGATTCCGGCCCCCGCGACACCGATGAAGCCGACGGCGACTCGCCGGATACCGGGGTTGGCGACGTCGCCAGTGACGCCGAAGGCGATGCCCCATTCACCGGGCGGACCCTGACCGACTATCGCCGCTGCACCAGCAACTTGGATTGCCCCGTCGGCTTGGGCACCTGCGTCAAGCAAGTCACGCTGAACCGACCCGACGCCGACGGCACCGAGACGATCGCGATAAACGAGATCTTCTCGGGCCTGGGCGCCGACGAGGGCGTCTGCTCGCTCGAATGCACCAACAACCCGGGCGTGTGCGCCGAGCTGTCGATGAACGGAACCACCGCAGATCCGGCGGCGCATACCTGCCAGTTGATCACCACGGGCGAAGCGCCGTATCCGACCAATGCGCCCTCGTTGCCCCTTGATGAACCGATCGAGCCGGCCGAAATGGCCGCCGGCCAGCCTTTCGCAGCCATCTGTCGGCCGCCCTTCGAGCTCGACGAGCAAATCGACGACTCGTTCTGCGAGCCGTGTGACGGCCCCGACGCCTGCGGCGACGACGGACTCTGCTGGAGCCTGACCGACCTCATTCCCGCCCAGGCCGGCCAGAGCGGACTGTGCTTGACGCCCTGTACTGACGACGCGAGCTGCCCGCTGGGCTTTGTTTGTGACGCCACCGACGACGCCTCCCAGACCTACTGCCGGCCCGAAACGTATACCTGCACCAACTGTCGCGACCACGACGGTGATGGGTTCGGCACCGGCCACTGCGGCACGGCCGACGATCTGGTCACCGCTCACGACTGCGACGACCGCGACGACCGCGCCTACTACGACCCCGACGCCATGGATCATCCCTTCCCGGCCACCTGCGGCCCGCAGGACTTCAACTGCAACGGGCTGAGCGACGACGCGGAGGTCACCAGCGCCGATATCTTCCCGGCCGACCACTGTGGCAGCTGCTTCTCGACGTGCACCGGCGACATTCTCGACGGTAACGGTGTCAAGACCGCAGAGAAGCAGTGCGTATCCGACCCATCGGCCGGCGCCACGTGCACGATCGCCTGCGCCGACGGCTTCGCCGACTGTGACGGCGACTCTACCAACGGCTGCGAAGTCGAGATCGACACCAACAACGACATCCGAACCTTCCACCGCGACGGCGACGGTGACGGCGTGGGCTCCGATACCCACGTTTTATTCGACTGCGATGGCAGCGGGCTTCCCACCGACGTGACCTACGTGCCAAACGGCGGCGACTGCAACGATGACGACATCGAGATCTATGGCGGCCCCAACCCCCATCCAGAAGTCTGTGATGGCAAAGACAACGACTGTGACCCCAGCACCGACGAGGCGACCCACGCCACCGACGCCGGTGGTGAATGCCCGGACAGCGGCGAGCCCGGGATCTGTAAGCCAGGCGTGGAGGTGTGTACGTCCGGCACCTTGGAGTGTGAGCCCGTCATTCAACCCGGCACGGTCGCGGAGGTCTGTGACGACCTCGACAACGACTGCGACGGCGAGGTCGACGAGGATGCCACCGACGCCACGCGGTACTACCCGGACAGCGACGGCGACAACTACGGCGTCTCGGGCAACCCGACACGCTACTGCCCCGGTGACGTGCCCAGCGGCGTTGCCATCAACTGGGGCGATTGCGATGACGGTGATCCTCGACGCTACCCCACCAACCCGGAGACCTGCGACGGCGTCGACAACGACTGTGACACCGATGTCGACGAACCGGGCGCCCAAGGCTCGCTCGTCTGGTACGAGGACGTCGACGGCGATGGCTTCGGAGATCCGAACACCGCCACCAGTCAAGCCTATTGCGCCGGAGACACCACCATCCCCCTGAACAGTCCGGTGAGCCAGGCCGGGGACTGCAACGTGAACAACTACATGATCAACCCCAACGCCACCGAGGAGTGCGGCGACGGCGTCGACAACAACTGTGACGGGGTGGTCGACGAGGGCTGCCCCACGGGGCCGGTGCAGCGGGTGGGACCCCTCGACATCAGGAGGTTCGCGGGTGTCGAAATCCATAACATGAGCACGAGCTATAGCGTCTGTAGCGACGATAAGATCATGACCCATGTCAAGGTCGACTACTTCCCGAGCACCTGGCCGGTCGTCTCGCTCAATGCGGGCTGTGAAGATGTCGACGTCCTCAGCAACCAGGGCACCTACAGCCTCGGCATGCGGACGCTGGACTATGCCGGGTGGACCTCGGCGGCCACGAGCAACAACAGGGCGGAATATGCCTGCCCCGGGACCAATCAGGGAATCTACAGGGTCGACGTCAACCACGGCGATGAGGTCGTCGACAGCGTCCAATTCACCTGCCGGTCCTACGAGATTGACCAAAACACCTACGCGATCGAAGCGGACCACTATAACATCCCTGGCCCGTCGCCGCAGTTCGGCCCCAATGGCGCCTACACCGACACGTCCCAGTGCGACGAGCAGGACAACAAGGTCGCCGTTGGCTTCATTGTCGAGGCGGGCTGGACGTGGCAATCTGGACAGCAGTACAAGTGGGCGATCAGGAGAGTGCAGCTCATCTGCCAAGATATCGAGGCGGTGCTTAAATAG